Within the Emticicia oligotrophica DSM 17448 genome, the region GGAGATTTTCGACAGGAATCTACTTTTGGCATTTGGTTGAAGCAAATTGTGGTCAATAAAGCTATTAACCAGCTTAGAGCCAGAAAAGTGCAGTTTGTTGATATTGAAGAGTTTGGTGGAGATGAATATGACATAGCCGATGCTCAGACGGGTTATGTTGATGAAGAAGATACAAAATTTGAGGTTGAGCGAATCAAGCGAAGCATGGAGCATTTACCCGAAGGTTTTAGAGTAGTGTTATCATTATATTTGTTTGAAGGCTACGACCACGAAGAGATTGGTAAAATTTTAGGCATTACCGAATCTACTTCTCGCACACAATACATGCGGGCAAAGAAGCGGTTATTGGATATCATGAGTGCCAATTTCTGAAAAAATAAAAACTTATACATGAACATTTTATGTATAGGTGATTAACTAATATTTTAAATCAAAGTTTCGCTTAAAATGCGAGGCGGCAGTATAGTATGAATAATCAATTAGAAAGATTTGTTCGAGACAACCGTGAGTCGTTTGATGATTACGAACCATCGGTCGATTTATGGAAGAAAATAGAAGCAAAAACTAATCCTACCAAACCCAAAGGTAAGATGGTGGGCTTCCAAAACTGGATTGGCAGTAAACCTAAATTTGCCTTAGGGATGGTTGCGGGTTTTGCAGTGTTTTTATTGATTAGTTACTTAGGCTACCAATACGCCAAACCTGCTGCACAAAATCCAGATATTATGGCCTTGAGTCCATCTTATGCTAAGGAACTTACACATTTTACTTCGTTGGTTGAGGAGAAACGTGGAGAATTAAAGGCATTAGAGAAAGAAGACCCAGAGTTGTATCATCAATTTGATACTGAACTGACAGTGCTCGACTACAATTACCAGAATCTTCGTAAGGAATTACCGAAGAATCCAAATCAAGAGGAATTACTGAAAGCAATGATAGATAATCTTAGCATGCAGATTGATTTATTGAATCAGCAATTACAAATAATTCAGAAAATTAAAGAAGCAAAAAATGGAAAGACTAACACGATGGTTTGATTTGGCTTCTCCTAATACTCGATTGAAAGAGAAGCTGACGATATTATTTTCGCTGATAACGATTATATCTTTCGCCAATAATGGAGAAGACCCCGGCAAAGAGTGTAAACCTATCGAATGGATAGAACGCCACAAAAGTATCACGTTTGCGTATCCACTTTCGGGAAGCGATAAAGTTTCACTTGATAATCAGTTTGGTGATGTAAAGGTGAGTTTTTGGGAAAAGAATGAAGTTAAAGTAGAGGTAATGATTTTGGCCAACGCAAGTTCTGAAGAGCGTGCAGAAGATTACATCAGAAATGTGGATGTGGTGGGCAAAAAATCTGATGGTATGGTGAGTATAAAAACCACTATTGACCGTGAAGATGGCCGATACAGCAATAACACTTGGAATAAGTCGGGTAATGGTGAGAAAAATTCACTCCGCATTGATTATAAGGTATTTATGCCTAAATCAACAGTTCTGAAAGTGAAAAACTCTTTCGGTAATACTTATTTGCCAACTTTTACGGCATCGTTGGTGGTGAATCAGAGTTACGGAAAATTGATTGCCGAGGAAATTTCGAATCCAAATTCTGAGGTGAATTTAGAATTTTGTAAAGGTTCAAGCATCAAATCTATGGCGGGTGGAAAGTTAAGAGCCTCTTATTCGAGCATCAAAATGGAGCGTGCCGATGATGTAATTTTTAATAATAGTTTCGGTGAAATTGATATTAAAGAGGTTGGAAAGTTGAATGCAAAGATTTCGTATTCAAGCGGAATTATTGGCACAATCAATGAATCTTCAAATTTGAAACTAGAGTTTTCTGGTGGTTTTAAATTAGGGGAATTGGGTAAAAACGTCAAAGAATTGAATATCAACGCCAATTATTCTCCAATCAATCTGACTTTGAACGATGCCGCAGCTTATGATTTTGAAGTGAAGGCTAATTACGGAAATTTTAGTTATCCAAACGATAAAGGAGTTTCGTTTTCAAGAAATACCGAAACAGAGTCGAAAAAACAAGAGCATTATTCTTTTAACCCTACAA harbors:
- a CDS encoding RNA polymerase sigma factor → MVERCKRGESKAQYELYKHYSKAMFSICMRILNHVGEAEDVLQESFIDAFAKIGDFRQESTFGIWLKQIVVNKAINQLRARKVQFVDIEEFGGDEYDIADAQTGYVDEEDTKFEVERIKRSMEHLPEGFRVVLSLYLFEGYDHEEIGKILGITESTSRTQYMRAKKRLLDIMSANF
- a CDS encoding DUF4097 family beta strand repeat-containing protein, coding for MERLTRWFDLASPNTRLKEKLTILFSLITIISFANNGEDPGKECKPIEWIERHKSITFAYPLSGSDKVSLDNQFGDVKVSFWEKNEVKVEVMILANASSEERAEDYIRNVDVVGKKSDGMVSIKTTIDREDGRYSNNTWNKSGNGEKNSLRIDYKVFMPKSTVLKVKNSFGNTYLPTFTASLVVNQSYGKLIAEEISNPNSEVNLEFCKGSSIKSMAGGKLRASYSSIKMERADDVIFNNSFGEIDIKEVGKLNAKISYSSGIIGTINESSNLKLEFSGGFKLGELGKNVKELNINANYSPINLTLNDAAAYDFEVKANYGNFSYPNDKGVSFSRNTETESKKQEHYSFNPTKCYSGKIGKGSPECKIVVNGNFSNVRFK